One genomic window of Paramormyrops kingsleyae isolate MSU_618 chromosome 22, PKINGS_0.4, whole genome shotgun sequence includes the following:
- the cdk21 gene encoding cyclin-dependent kinase 4, with product MEDQLAKSSADYEILVEIGEGAYGKVYKARAIREPQRLVAVKKLNIPVDSESGIPAFMIREVALLKKIEFFNHPNIVKLLNVSATWKKTLDLTLVFEYVDQDLSTFLAKAPQTGLSREMIKNLMVQLLQGLDFLHVNMLVHRDLKPANVLISGQGRVKIADFGLARIYTSRIALTPCVVTLWYRAPEVLLHSSYTSSVDMWSAGCIFAEFFLLRPLFCCLSEVQQLQKIIEVIGLPPEEDWPAESAVAYSPNWAGDRTLSQMLPNLDLEENELLLKLLTFNPLKRIPASKALEHPFFKGP from the exons ATGGAAGACCAGTTGGCCAAGAGCAGCGCGGATTATGAAATTCTGGTGGAAATTGGAGAAGGGGCCTACGGTAAAGTGTACAAAGCCAGGGCGATAAGGGAGCCGCAGCGCCTCGTAGCGGTGAAGAAGCTGAACATCCCTGTAGACTCTGAAAGCGGGATTCCTGCTTTCATGATCAGAGAGGTGGCGCTGTTGAAAAAGATCGAGTTTTTCAACCACCCTAATATCGTAAa GTTATTAAATGTATCAGCTACCTGGAAAAAAACCTTGGATTTGACTTTGGTGTTTGAGTACGTTGATCAGGACTTGTCGACCTTCCTAGCTAAAGCCCCACAGACAGGCTTAAGCAGGGAGATGATTAAG AACCTGATGGTCCAGCTTCTGCAGGGGCTGGACTTCCTGCACGTCAACATGCTGGTGCACCGTGACCTGAAGCCGGCCAACGTGCTCATCAGCGGCCAAGGTCGGGTGAAGATAGCGGACTTTGGGTTGGCGCGCATCTACACCAGCCGCATTGCTCTGACACCGTGT GTCGTGACGCTGTGGTACAGAGCCCCTGAGGTCTTGCTCCACTCCAGCTACACGTCCTCCGTAGACATGTGGAGCGCAGGGTGCATTTTTGCGGAGTTCTTCCTCCTGAG GCCATTGTTTTGTTGCCTTTCTGAGGTACAGCAGCTGCAGAAAATTATCGA AGTCATCGGTCTTCCGCCAGAGGAAGACTGGCCAGCAGAGAGCGCCGTTGCCTATTCTCCAAACTGGGCAGGTGATCGAACATTAAGCCAGATGCTGCCAAACCTGGACCTGGAGGAGAATGAGCTGCTGTTG AAACTCCTGACCTTCAACCCCCTGAAACGGATCCCAGCTTCCAAAGCCCTGGAACATCCCTTCTTTAAGGGCCCGTAG
- the LOC111856031 gene encoding uncharacterized protein isoform X2, producing MAAGGLGDYEVDLHLSVGFLREQLGGTIEEAVRTAVETVLCETVRLLGQRLGFLHGARAQDSSGTQSLKLRLEATGGEWKVGGGGDQGAAEMDFGVVGKTARSMNRANFGTQKPHLHGGDPDPPHDEQADFGVFSDPFDMDSTGARVEDFEEGQDMGLPEDWELMNKVYKVEHSEGLSFIDEGGTAHYAEDYLMHDRDLRIITVPQEEELPQPDTPAVQDSLTKFSPADIKKEAPEAQSSSTVTETPALPPAGEPQSEGHGAGEPPVEFGPQNYLEQLRLWLERLCPEVMREYERDGCLCELSRRKLIKFAVSFIMDEFGFYPTSAQKTMLAEHIVELFPSLRLCVPYAGINGVEHLYDPVSRTGYIETRLRNFRRTLEADKKKYVLKRRRAELGLVSQTPVPKGAQGGEETRKWVALLKRTSPLTKNLPTIRAAMECTFAARRKWMSSERPSMGAVLAEYPRFLDVPSMIDLEFEKMFPGKGDAFLSKWSSHVVPRVRQIAEREGPPEVAELLQQASSQPEDSCTLTMLKVLVLLLPPSGTGRASQATKSASRHTIHYLVDLVPMDTKVSTLFRDPTAEATGSPARPYILSVGPLDAPGRQLYILAPAERVALTLPEGSLSSAVDKLFKFLKIFNLDYPIQLSSLYSFLEHLYGIEKPHSTPSGKRSKVLELVSGLRMLS from the exons ATGGCAGCGGGAGGCTTAGGTGACTATGAAGTAGACCTCCACCTGTCGGTCGGCTTTCTCAGAGAGCAGCTGGGCGGGACCATCGAGGAGGCGGTCCGGACAGCAGTCGAAACGGTTCTGTGCGAGACGGTCCGGCTCCTGGGCCAGCGGCTGGGGTTCCTCCACGGGGCCCGGGCCCAGGACAGTAGTGGGACTCAGAGCCTGAAGCTGCGACTTGAGGCGACAGGTGGAGAATGgaaggtggggggtggtggcgACCAGGGGGCCGCCGAGATGGACTTCGGGGTTGTGGGAAAGACCGCAAGGAGCATGAATCGGGCGAACTTCGGGACTCAGAAACCTCACCTCCACGGAGgggacccagaccccccccacgACGAACAGGCTGACTTTGGAGTGTTTTCCGACCCCTTTGACATGGATTCAACTGGAGCCCGGGTGGAGGACTTTGAGGAGGGACAGGACATGGGGCTTCCGGAAGATTGGGAGCTGATGAACAAAGTGTACAAGGTGGAACACAGTGAGGGCCTATCCTTCATCGACGAGGGCGGGACTGCGCACT ACGCCGAGGACTACCTGATGCATGACCGCGACCTCAGGATCATCACAGTGCCGCAGGAGGAGGAGCTGCCCCAGCCAGACACACCTGCTGTCCAGGACAGCTTGACAAAGTTCAGCCCGGCAGACATCAAGAAAGAAGCGCCTGAGGCACAGAGTTCTTCCACTGTGACTGAGACTCCagcgctgccccctgctggcgag CCCCAGAGTGAGGGTCACGGTGCTGGCGAGCCCCCTGTGGAGTTTGGCCCACAGAACTACCTGGAACAACTCCGTCTCTGGCTAGAGCGACTCTGCCCGGAGGTGATGCGGGAGTATGAGCGTGACGGCTGCCTCTGCGAGCTCTCGCGCCGAAAGCTCATCAAGTTCGCCGTGTCCTTCATCATGGACGAGTTCGGATT TTACCCCACCTCAGCTCAGAAGACCATGCTGGCGGAGCACATTGTGGAGCTGTTCCCCAGCCTCCGGCTGTGTGTGCCCTATGCTGGGATCAATGGCGTT GAGCATCTGTATGACCCGGTGTCACGGACTGGGTACATCGAGACGCGGCTGCGAAATTTCCGGCGGACGCTCGAGGCTGACAAGAAGAAGTACGTTCTGAAGCGCCGGCGAGCCGAGCTGGGCCTGGTGAGCCAGACTCCGGTGCCGAAGGGGGCACAGGGTGGCGAGGAAACCCGCAAGTGGGTGGCGCTGCTGAAACGGACGAGCCCGCTGACCAAGAACCTGCCCACAATCCGTGCCGCCATGGAGTGCACCTTCGCTGCCCGCAGGAAGTGGATGAGCAGCGAGCGGCCCAGCATGGGCGCCGTTTTGGCCGAGTATCCCCGGTTCCTGGACGTCCCCTCTATG ATTGACTTGGAATTTGAGAAGATGTTCCCAGGAAAGGGAGATGCCTTCCTGTCCAAGTGGTCGTCACATGTGGTGCCCAGGGTGCGGCAGATCGCCGAGCGTGAGGGTCCCCCGGAAGTCGCCGAGCTGTTGCAGCAGGCCAGCTCACAGCCAGAAG ATTCCTGTACCCTCACCATGCTGAAAGTGCTGGTGCTTCTCCTACCCCCATCTGGCACCGGCAGAGCCTCTCAGGCCACGAAGTCTGCCAGCAGGCATACAATTCACTACCTGGTGGACCTCGTCCCT ATGGACACCAAAGTGTCTACGCTATTCCGTGACCCAACTGCGGAGGCGACTGGCAGCCCGGCGAGGCCCTACATCCTCAGTGTTGGCCCCCTCGATGCCCCTGGCCGTCAGCTCTACATCTTGGCGCCCGCTGAGCGGGTCGCTCTGACCCTGCCTGAGGGCAGCCTAAGCAGCGCCGTGGACAAGCTCTTCAAGTTCCTGAAGATCTTCAACCTGGACTACCCCATACAGCTCTCCTCCCTCTACAGCTTCTTGGAGCATCTATATGGCATAGAGAAGCCCCACAGCACCCCCAGTGGCAAGAGGTCTAAGGTGCTAGAACTGGTGTCGGGACTCCGCATGCTTTCCTGA
- the LOC111856031 gene encoding uncharacterized protein isoform X1 — protein sequence MLFPKHRFVWRIIYEWNFWRTTKSGARTYDARAASCREETPGGTMAAGGLGDYEVDLHLSVGFLREQLGGTIEEAVRTAVETVLCETVRLLGQRLGFLHGARAQDSSGTQSLKLRLEATGGEWKVGGGGDQGAAEMDFGVVGKTARSMNRANFGTQKPHLHGGDPDPPHDEQADFGVFSDPFDMDSTGARVEDFEEGQDMGLPEDWELMNKVYKVEHSEGLSFIDEGGTAHYAEDYLMHDRDLRIITVPQEEELPQPDTPAVQDSLTKFSPADIKKEAPEAQSSSTVTETPALPPAGEPQSEGHGAGEPPVEFGPQNYLEQLRLWLERLCPEVMREYERDGCLCELSRRKLIKFAVSFIMDEFGFYPTSAQKTMLAEHIVELFPSLRLCVPYAGINGVEHLYDPVSRTGYIETRLRNFRRTLEADKKKYVLKRRRAELGLVSQTPVPKGAQGGEETRKWVALLKRTSPLTKNLPTIRAAMECTFAARRKWMSSERPSMGAVLAEYPRFLDVPSMIDLEFEKMFPGKGDAFLSKWSSHVVPRVRQIAEREGPPEVAELLQQASSQPEDSCTLTMLKVLVLLLPPSGTGRASQATKSASRHTIHYLVDLVPMDTKVSTLFRDPTAEATGSPARPYILSVGPLDAPGRQLYILAPAERVALTLPEGSLSSAVDKLFKFLKIFNLDYPIQLSSLYSFLEHLYGIEKPHSTPSGKRSKVLELVSGLRMLS from the exons ATGCTTTTTCCTAAACACCGCTTTGTCTGGCGCATCATCTATGAGTGGAATTTCTGGAGAACTACAAAATCAGGAGCACGAACCTATGACGCAAGAG CTGCGAGCTGCAGGGAAGAGACACCAGGGGGAACAATGGCAGCGGGAGGCTTAGGTGACTATGAAGTAGACCTCCACCTGTCGGTCGGCTTTCTCAGAGAGCAGCTGGGCGGGACCATCGAGGAGGCGGTCCGGACAGCAGTCGAAACGGTTCTGTGCGAGACGGTCCGGCTCCTGGGCCAGCGGCTGGGGTTCCTCCACGGGGCCCGGGCCCAGGACAGTAGTGGGACTCAGAGCCTGAAGCTGCGACTTGAGGCGACAGGTGGAGAATGgaaggtggggggtggtggcgACCAGGGGGCCGCCGAGATGGACTTCGGGGTTGTGGGAAAGACCGCAAGGAGCATGAATCGGGCGAACTTCGGGACTCAGAAACCTCACCTCCACGGAGgggacccagaccccccccacgACGAACAGGCTGACTTTGGAGTGTTTTCCGACCCCTTTGACATGGATTCAACTGGAGCCCGGGTGGAGGACTTTGAGGAGGGACAGGACATGGGGCTTCCGGAAGATTGGGAGCTGATGAACAAAGTGTACAAGGTGGAACACAGTGAGGGCCTATCCTTCATCGACGAGGGCGGGACTGCGCACT ACGCCGAGGACTACCTGATGCATGACCGCGACCTCAGGATCATCACAGTGCCGCAGGAGGAGGAGCTGCCCCAGCCAGACACACCTGCTGTCCAGGACAGCTTGACAAAGTTCAGCCCGGCAGACATCAAGAAAGAAGCGCCTGAGGCACAGAGTTCTTCCACTGTGACTGAGACTCCagcgctgccccctgctggcgag CCCCAGAGTGAGGGTCACGGTGCTGGCGAGCCCCCTGTGGAGTTTGGCCCACAGAACTACCTGGAACAACTCCGTCTCTGGCTAGAGCGACTCTGCCCGGAGGTGATGCGGGAGTATGAGCGTGACGGCTGCCTCTGCGAGCTCTCGCGCCGAAAGCTCATCAAGTTCGCCGTGTCCTTCATCATGGACGAGTTCGGATT TTACCCCACCTCAGCTCAGAAGACCATGCTGGCGGAGCACATTGTGGAGCTGTTCCCCAGCCTCCGGCTGTGTGTGCCCTATGCTGGGATCAATGGCGTT GAGCATCTGTATGACCCGGTGTCACGGACTGGGTACATCGAGACGCGGCTGCGAAATTTCCGGCGGACGCTCGAGGCTGACAAGAAGAAGTACGTTCTGAAGCGCCGGCGAGCCGAGCTGGGCCTGGTGAGCCAGACTCCGGTGCCGAAGGGGGCACAGGGTGGCGAGGAAACCCGCAAGTGGGTGGCGCTGCTGAAACGGACGAGCCCGCTGACCAAGAACCTGCCCACAATCCGTGCCGCCATGGAGTGCACCTTCGCTGCCCGCAGGAAGTGGATGAGCAGCGAGCGGCCCAGCATGGGCGCCGTTTTGGCCGAGTATCCCCGGTTCCTGGACGTCCCCTCTATG ATTGACTTGGAATTTGAGAAGATGTTCCCAGGAAAGGGAGATGCCTTCCTGTCCAAGTGGTCGTCACATGTGGTGCCCAGGGTGCGGCAGATCGCCGAGCGTGAGGGTCCCCCGGAAGTCGCCGAGCTGTTGCAGCAGGCCAGCTCACAGCCAGAAG ATTCCTGTACCCTCACCATGCTGAAAGTGCTGGTGCTTCTCCTACCCCCATCTGGCACCGGCAGAGCCTCTCAGGCCACGAAGTCTGCCAGCAGGCATACAATTCACTACCTGGTGGACCTCGTCCCT ATGGACACCAAAGTGTCTACGCTATTCCGTGACCCAACTGCGGAGGCGACTGGCAGCCCGGCGAGGCCCTACATCCTCAGTGTTGGCCCCCTCGATGCCCCTGGCCGTCAGCTCTACATCTTGGCGCCCGCTGAGCGGGTCGCTCTGACCCTGCCTGAGGGCAGCCTAAGCAGCGCCGTGGACAAGCTCTTCAAGTTCCTGAAGATCTTCAACCTGGACTACCCCATACAGCTCTCCTCCCTCTACAGCTTCTTGGAGCATCTATATGGCATAGAGAAGCCCCACAGCACCCCCAGTGGCAAGAGGTCTAAGGTGCTAGAACTGGTGTCGGGACTCCGCATGCTTTCCTGA
- the nmt1a gene encoding glycylpeptide N-tetradecanoyltransferase 1 — protein sequence MANENETAPKPKKEEEIDDDHVHCSDCENEEHHFNDGEKSPGDDSGAKKKKKKHRKKKDKSGGKETPQDPLAKVSSLPADKLQEIQKAIELFSVGQGPAKTMEEASRRSYQFWDTQPVPKLGEVVTSHGSIEPDKDNIREEPYSLPQGFSWDTLDLSNPAVLKELYTLLNENYVEDDDNMFRFDYSPEFLLWALRPPGWLPQWHCGVRVNSNQKLVGFISAIPATIRIYEAEKRMVEINFLCVHKKLRSKRVAPVLIREITRRVNLQGIFQAVYTAGVVLPKPVGTCRYWHRSLNPRKLIEVKFSHLSRNMTMQRTMKLYRLPEAPKTSGLRTMTRKDVPAVHRLLLQYLRQFHLVPVLSPEEVEHWLLPQENIIDTYLVEGGDGEITDFLSFYTLPSTIMNHPVHRSLKAAYSFYNVHTVTPLLELMNDALILAKAKGFDVFNALDLMENKTFLEKLKFGIGDGNLQYYLYNWKCPSMSSEKVGLVLQ from the exons ATGGCGAATGAGAATGAGACAGCACCGAAGCCGAAGAAAGAAGAGGAGATAGACGATGACCATGTGCACTGCAGCGACTGCGAAAATGAAGAGCACCACTTTAATGATGG GGAGAAGAGCCCAGGAGACGATAGTGGTgccaagaagaaaaagaagaaacacAGGAAGAAGAAGGATAAATCTGGAGGGAAAGAGACCCCTCAGGATCCCCTGGCCAag GTGAGCTCGCTTCCAGCAGACAAGTTGCAGGAGATCCAAAAGGCCATCGAGCTCTTCTCTGTGGGACAAGGCCCGGCCAAAACCATGGAAGAGGCGAGTCGTCGAAGCTACCAGTTCTGGGACACGCAGCCTGTGCCCAAACTAG GTGAGGTGGTGACATCACACGGCTCCATCGAGCCAGACAAAGACAACATCCGTGAGGAGCCCTACAGCCTCCCGCAAGGCTTCTCCTGGGACACCCTGGACCTGAGCAACCCCGCGGTG ctgAAGGAGCTGTACACCCTGCTGAATGAGAACTACGTGGAGGACGACGACAACATGTTCCGCTTCGACTACTCGCCGGAGTTCCTTCTCTG GGCTCTGCGTCCCCCTGGCTGGCTGCCTCAGTGGCACTGCGGGGTGAGGGTGAACTCCAACCAGAAGCTGGTGGGCTTCATCAGCGCCATTCCCGCCACGATCCGCATCTACGAGGC GGAGAAGAGGATGGTGGAGATCAACTTCCTCTGTGTGCACAAGAAGCTGCGGTCCAAGCGGGTCGCTCCAGTGCTGATCCGCGAGATCACCCGGCGGGTCAACCTGCAGGGCATCTTCCAGGCCGTGTACACGGCTGGCGTGGTGCTGCCCAAGCCCGTGGGCACGTGCAG ATACTGGCATCGCTCTCTGAACCCGCGCAAGCTGATCGAGGTCAAGTTTTCGCACCTCAGCCGGAACATGACTATGCAACGCACCATGAAGCTGTACCGTCTGCCTGAG GCACCAAAGACCTCCGGGTTGCGAACCATGACCCGGAAGGATGTCCCGGCCGTGCACCGCCTGCTCCTGCAGTACCTGCGGCAGTTCCACCTGGTGCCTGTCCTCAGCCCGGAGGAGGTAGAGCACTGGCTGCTGCCCCAGGAGAACATCATCGACACCTACTTGGTGGAG GGCGGCGATGGTGAGATAACGGACTTCCTGAGCTTCTACACACTGCCCTCCACCATCATGAACCACCCGGTGCACCGTAGCCTGAAGGCCGCCTACTCCTTCTACAACGTGCACACGGTCACACCCCTGTTGGAGCTGATGAACGACGCCCTAATCCTGGCCAAGGCG AAAGGGTTCGACGTTTTCAATGCACTGGACCTGATGGAGAACAAGACTTtcctggagaagctgaagtttGGCATCGGCGACGGGAATCTGCAGTATTACCTGTATAATTGGAAGTGCCCCAGCATGAGCTCAGAGAAG GTGGGCTTGGTATTgcagtga